A portion of the Phaeodactylum tricornutum CCAP 1055/1 chromosome 7, whole genome shotgun sequence genome contains these proteins:
- a CDS encoding predicted protein (Gene is involved in carbon utilization. EST support. Signal peptide is encoded at the 5'end of this gene. Predicted cleavage site: VDA-QE. No signs of a cTP (neg. ChoroP prediction, no cTP motif). Has high similarity to NCBI Acc. No. BAD6744.1 (New Phaeo CA). Possibly beta CA.), translating to MKFATAATVTLLALSTVDALNVKKLFRFGKTSLPKDSSPKPAAKGGYDLDVSELFDGNNKFIADKLAGDPAYFDTLGTVHSPKYLYIGCVDARAPPNMIMGTEAGTMLTVRNIANMVVNNDLAVMSAIQFGINVLKIPNVILCGHYECGGVRASVANVDHAPPLSIWLRNIRDVYRLHAKELDAIKDPEERHRRLVDLNVIEQCVNLFKTGVIQAKRIESYKDGGVAIPQVHPVVFDPKTGEVKKLKVDFDKYMAEINGIYDLYDLENAKVPM from the exons ATGAAGTTtgctactgctgctactGTCACGCTTTTGGCTCTTTCTACGGTAGATGCCTTGAACGTTAAGAAACTCTTTCGTTTCGGAAAAACTTCCCTTCCCAAAGACAGCTCTCCCAAGCCGGCGGCCAAAGGCGGCTACGATCTGGATGTGTCGGAACTCTTTGACGGCAACAATAAGTTCATTGCGGACAAGCTCGCCGGTGACCCCGCGTACTTCGACACCCTCGGAACCGTTCACTCCCCCAAGTACTTGTACATTG GCTGCGTCGATGCTCGCGCTCCCCCAAACATGATCATGGGCACGGAAGCCGGTACCATGTTGACGGTCCGCAACATCGCCAACATGGTCGTCAACAACGACTTGGCCGTCATGTCGGCTATTCAATTCGGTATCAACGTACTTAAAATCCCCAACGTAATCCTGTGTGGACACTACGAATGCGGCGGTGTCCGAGCTTCGGTCGCCAATGTCGACCACGCTCCGCCGCTCTCCATCTGGCTCCGTAATATCCGGGATGTCTACCGTTTGCACGCCAAGGAGCTCGACGCCATTAAGGACCCCGAAGAACGTCACCGTCGCCTCGTCGATTTGAACGTCATTGAACAATGCGTCAACCTCTTCAAGACCGGAGTCATCCAGGCTAAGCGCATTGAAAGCTACAAGGATGGCGGTGTGGCCATTCCTCAGGTGCATCCCGTCGTCTTTGACCCTAAAACGGGTGAGGTCAAGAAACTCAAGGTTGACTTTGACAAGTACATGGCCGAGATCAACGGCATTTACGATTTGTACGATCTGGAAAACGCCAAGGTCCCCATGTAG
- a CDS encoding predicted protein has translation MADISKSTTDATKKNHNKYRRDKPWDNDDIDHWKLASWNADDGGDTLPGGRLLEESSFATLFPKYREAYLRQIWPVVTRHLDQHGVACELNLVEGSMTVRTTKRTKDPYVILKARDLLKLLARSLPVAQAVKILQDDYQCDIVKIGGLVRNKERFVKRRQRLLGPDGSTLKALELLTGCYILVQGNTVSIMGDSWKGLKQARRVVLDCLKNIHPVYHLKRLMIQKELAKDPALQNEDWSRFLPQFQKKNVQTKKPSVRKTKKSYTPFPPAQQPSKIDLQLESGEYFATEFERKTKKVADRKEASKSKSIAKRKARELEEETPVLASRKAKTTTTKEDIPVEQRIKDKFQKAAQASQSSTSDPADFIQGSGSGSKRGKKS, from the coding sequence ATGGCGGATATAAGCAAATCTACGACCGATGCCACCAAGAAGAATCACAACAAATATCGTCGTGACAAGCCATGGGACAATGATGACATCGATCACTGGAAGTTGGCATCATGGAACGCGGACGATGGTGGCGACACATTGCCCGGCGGCCGTCTCCTGGAAGAGAGTTCCTTCGCAactctttttccaaagtaTCGTGAAGCCTATTTGCGTCAAATTTGGCCCGTAGTGACGCGGCATTTAGATCAGCACGGAGTAGCTTGTGAATTGAATCTTGTGGAAGGAAGTATGACGGTACGGACAACGAAAAGGACGAAGGACCCATACGTGATCCTGAAGGCGAGAGACCTGCTGAAATTGCTAGCACGGTCACTGCCGGTGGCACAAGCGGTCAAGATCCTTCAAGACGACTACCAGTGTGATATTGTCAAAATTGGAGGCCTCGTTCGAAACAAGGAGCGTTTTGTAAAGCGACGCCAGCGCCTTCTTGGTCCAGATGGAAGTACATTGAAGGCCCTGGAGTTGCTTACGGGCTGCTATATTCTGGTGCAGGGCAATACCGTTAGCATCATGGGTGATTCGTGGAAAGGTTTGAAGCAGGCTCGTCGTGTggttttggattgcttgaAGAATATCCACCCTGTATACCATCTGAAACGCCTTATGATTCAGAAAGAGCTCGCGAAGGACCCGGCACTTCAGAACGAGGACTGGTCGCGATTTTTGCCgcaattccaaaagaaaaacgtACAAACTAAAAAACCTTCCGTTCggaagacaaagaaatcatACACACCGTTCCCGCCCGCCCAACAACCGAGCAAGATCGATCTACAACTCGAATCTGGAGAATACTTCGCAACGGAGTTTGAGCGCAAAACCAAAAAGGTGGCCGATCGAAAAGAGGCTTCCAAGAGCAAATCAATTGCCAAAAGGAAAGCTCGCgagttggaagaagaaacacCCGTGCTGGCATCGCGAAAAGCCAAAACGACCACAACGAAGGAAGATATTCCTGTGGAACAGCGCATCAAGGACAAGTTTCAAAAGGCTGCACAGGCTTCACAATCTTCGACCTCCGACCCTGCCGACTTTATTCAAGGATCGGGCTCGGGATCCAAGAGGGGTAAAAAATCGTAG
- a CDS encoding predicted protein, translating to MPPKHESQEDLKMSTSKQDEDEVRTIDFLDHDDGNQGNGWGRGIVKDFRKTVGTHWVNEMTNFNQKSIAVSFFIFFAAVAPAITFGAVYSKTTNDAIGAVEMLIATAWCGIVYALIGGQPIMINGGTGPVLAFSAVLFDIADNMDVNFLTLNAWTGLWVAGFLIIAAFVDLNRLMKHATRFTDEIFALLIASIFVIDALGSPFSDVGIYWYFTRSHDSHDEFEDQEDYSYMATAFLSAVLCLGTTWLAFFLRDIKFSPYFPNDSWRTLISDFAVVASILIWTLIANGLFDNVEVERLNVPDSITPTQICCTADCMTSFPDDCPDITPYGRRSWIVDLGAVNGKSWIPFFAAIPALLAFILVFLDDGITWHLINHPSNKLTHGDAYNWDTVVIAAMIAVNSMLGLPWLVAATVRSLTHVNALAERSENGKIISVQETRLTHLGIHLLVLAALFALDVLKLIPVPVLYGVFLYMGVASLASNQFFQRFLMFFMQPSKYPHEPHTKYMAPKRMHLFTGIQLGLFVILTVFRSISVIAIAFPIVIKACIPVRMYILPRYFTSEELLMIDTDDSIVNEYLEYKESKGEKVPVRHCGEQEPEEVPMLQVTQHPIRIDDGSDEEGSVEQV from the exons ATGCCACCCAAGCACGAAAGTCAAgaagacctcaagatgtCAACATCTAAacaagatgaagacgaagtcCGCACCATTGACTTTCTCGACCACGACGATGGTAACCAAGGCAACGGCTGGGGCCGTGGTATCGTGAAAGACTTCCGCAAGACTGTTGGAACGCACTGGGTCAACGAAATGACAAACTTTAACCAGAAGTCGATTGCTGTTTCCTTTTTCATCTTCTTTGCGGCTGTAGCTCCCGCGATTACTTTCGGTGCCGTCTATTCCAAG ACCACCAATGACGCGATTGGTGCCGTCGAGATGCTCATTGCGACTGCTTGGTGCGGAATTGTCTACGCACTTATTGGAGGACAGCCCATCATGATCAACGGTGGAACCGGTCCCGTTCTTGCCTTTAGTGCCGTGCTTTTTGATATTGCGGACAACATGGACGTCAactttttgactttgaatgCCTGGACTGGACTCTGGGTTGCAGGATTCTTGATCATTGCGGCTTTCGTTGATTTGAACCGTCTAATGAAGCATGCTACGCGCTTCACCGACGAAATCTTTGCCCTGTTAATTGCGTCCATCTTCGTGATTGATGCACTTGGTAGTCCCTTTTCTGATGTAGGTATTTACTGGTACTTCACCCGCAGCCATGATTCGCATGACGAATTCGAAGACCAGGAAGACTACTCATACATGGCCACAGCGTTTCTCAGCGCCGTTCTCTGTCTGGGAACAACCTGGTTGGCCTTCTTCCTGAGGGATATTAAGTTTTCGCCCTACTTTCCCAACGATTCTTGGCGCACTCTCATCTCCGATTTTGCCGTGGTTGCCTCCATTCTGATCTGGACTTTGATCGCCAACGGACTCTTCGACAATGTTGAAGTGGAGCGCCTCAATGTCCCGGATAGCATCACGCCGACTCAAATCTGCTGCACCGCCGATTGCATGACGTCGTTCCCCGATGACTGTCCCGACATTACACCGTACGGACGCCGTTCCTGGATTGTGGACCTTGGTGCCGTCAACGGAAAGTCCTGGATCCCTTTTTTTGCCGCCATTCCGGCTCTTTTGGCATTTATCCTTGTTTTCTTGGATGATGGTATCACCTGGCATTTGATCAATCACCCGAGCAATAAGCTTACTCACGGAGACGCTTACAATTGGGACACGGTTGTTATTGCTGCTATGATCGCCGTCAACTCTATGCTTGGTCTTCCCTGGTTGGTCGCCGCCACTGTCCGATCCCTCACCCACGTCAATGCTCTCGCCGAACGTAGTGAGAACGGCAAAATTATCAGTGTGCAAGAAACACGCTTGACGCATTTGGGAATTCACTTGCTTGTGCTTGCTGCTCTCTTTGCACTGGATGTGCTCAAGCTCATCCCTGTGCCAGTCTTGTACGGAGTCTTCTTATATATGGGAGTGGCCAGTTTGGCATCCAATCAATTCTTCCAGCGCTTCCTCATGTTTTTTATGCAGCCCTCCAAGTACCCCCACGAGCCACACACTAAGTACATGGCTCCTAAGCGCATGCACTTGTTCACAGGGATCCAGCTTGGACTTTTCGTAATTTTGACAGTATTTCGATCTATTTCTGTCATTGCCATTGCTTTTCCGATTGTCATTAAGGCTTGTATTCCAGTCCGGATGTACATCTTGCCTCGCTACTTCACCTCCGAAGAACTTCTCATGATCGATACCGATGACAGCATCGTCAACGAATATCTCGAGTACAAGGAGTCCAAAGGCGAGAAAGTACCCGTCCGTCATTGTGGCGAACAAGAGCCCGAGGAAGTTCCGATGCTTCAAGTGACTCAGCATCCTATCCGAATCGACGATGGCAGCGATGAAGAAGGGTCCGTCGAACAGGTTTAA
- a CDS encoding predicted protein, whose amino-acid sequence MWPSDESSTMLSPSYQHGEIDGPGNASKETVYSYDRRDRFLAALPPGSQSLRSDYSILSVSVMTLGLIMAVEVFRHRLDHAAVGRPFFKAVLEGVYAELSTLGLVELFIWLLLSYWDDINIAKEKVFAKVHFTLFYTAIFNAFQTVIVAFFTTRISQRMWVQTETLELNHYVEIREEFDRVRTKLNGLRNLKGRNEERNNNEDKSSNLPKLTTGEFVFELSRRSFHDLWLSIVDRVRYPHLKARYNQLLVQVRFHELRVHFLQSYNLPLKFKVSDYLVRSEKHVLIKLVHVSTVAWLLLTASINLLYFIMGMITWKTEQPSLIGTSFIWLFFLSMGLFIVISFALYNKMKAIFKTIMFEKTLWDVRDSNEIEEELAEHQRRLFWGGDPAFVIASIQFMQFGYAVALAVVLIFWETINDGGLNMGSYLISIFACYSIFVAVAAEILPRYTLCTSLGQLVDRRRLDEAIALYHLEEEKQKQLREAFEIDLLFKTDSTVLEDSSTLSHVYPNNQIKSGPIIANLVKLDTESLREKLPETEREQLSRREQQRKNRRLNRRKAVSDGVAAMAGMKRPSKRSMDDSEIPSTTKSQGFLFRESTSTVSGESSKKDGKSLTNNTRVERAAQRRRMRHQRRKSVSDGVAAMAWNASTINEDEATPDEGNTRIPFLVFDDNDAASTSSALSGAAPDIPLNSLPPIHEKSSDIDARIDNSFRTEKDVQSVSAVSVASNQGQTYDIDSTASEDGHSDVDDVPKIDPLVLKRVAAGLRQKPLPTFHERIREYFLSKRYKVISNVFGTMIAFFFVGERVERFLHTDNVVSDDFVSFDFDNAISFWALTFWFIMFQLKNVLVFYTFRPRKGLTTNKERMLITAALIDCVLTSVCLVVLFVAEAQRCCHPIVSPTRMLAEKDTTFDSDYDSQIPAPCSCPKFGSRVYGGLGTIEPYISLVALRLFRFWISSRVVSYLDSKNFFPVKDKAKDSIRHAQIIDPFDVFDEVHRHATSSDELVGTAVELWEAAIGKYPKIASEYGQFSGELLKLMLGIQILRGNDVAIVGDEKAEVNGIPKDAIKAKKRPPTGRVDDLNSSRKYMVADEYSKLSAQAQGILVAGKLGKNVKFSKDLQKALVNGVSHIKSFPEEKVTPHGSHGIPDHSRLTFQVDDQSMDSREYDGPFVSPNARLVRSMRRADRKLLPILDKWMVVDVIMTRFEMIYLDAVDVDGHHLDEKVDGARQAIVATKGGKGLRLCDITTGRRVVGHLQFTDITSIHVERRMPSEATDDTHDNEQQVAKMEYWQQHHGEINTQGVSRAWHKIKQDILTIETSHGPTLRLRFYSDLDDCLCHMSRMMMESEAEGPIFKNNAFQWVQTIGRYCGPEQLTQSLQHFGEDSADELRDYLLVHDSEEKGKGHRRVKSKGFPISAVPRPRSTQRSASATLLTRPTLLHRSSSVGEASSGEAMPKMRLLYRRSASIGENAIGTTTNTDSSPPGDEAKLLNNCSELDDFDVV is encoded by the exons ATGTGGCCCAGTGATGAATCATCGACCATGTTGTCGCCGTCGTACCAACACGGTGAAATCGACGGCCCCGGCAATGCAAGTAAGGAAACCGTTTACAGCTACGATCGGCGCGATCGATTTTTAGCCGCGCTTCCTCCGGGATCGCAGTCCCTGAGATCGGATTACAGCATATTATCCGTCTCCGTCATGACCCTCGGGCTTATCATGGCCGTTGAGGTGTTCCGACACCGATTGGATCACGCAGCCGTGGGTCGACCTTTTTTCAAGGCCGTCTTAGAGGGTGTATACGCGGAAT TGTCAACTTTGGGCCTGGTGGAACTGTTTATTTGGCTGTTACTTTCCTACTGGGACGACATCAACATTGCTAAAGAGAAGGTTTTTGCCAAGGTTCATTTCACCTTGTTCTACACCGCTATTTTCAATGCGTTTCAAACGGTGATTGTCGCTTTTTTTACGACGCGAATTTCTCAAAGAATGTGGGTGCAGACggaaactttggaattgAATCACTATGTGGAAATTCGTGAAGAGTTTGACCGTGTACGAACGAAGCTCAACGGTTTGCGAAACCTCAAGGGGCGAAACGAAGAAAGGAACAACAATGAAGACAAGAGCAGCAACCTTCCAAAGCTCACAACGGGGGAGTTTGTTTTTGAATTGAGTCGTCGTAGCTTCCATGATCTCTGGCTGAGCATTGTCGATCGTGTTCGGTATCCGCACTTGAAAGCGCGGTACAACCAATTACTGGTCCAAGTACGGTTCCATGAGCTGAGAGTACATTTTTTGCAAAGCTACAATTTGCCATTAAAATTCAAGGTTTCCGACTATCTGGTACGCAGTGAGAAACACGTTTTAATCAAATTAGTTCACGTGTCGACGGTGGCTTGGCTTTTGCTGACCGCATCAATCAATCTGCTTTACTTTATCATGGGCATGATCACTTGGAAGACGGAGCAGCCTTCTCTTATTGGCACTTCATTCATTTGGTTGTTTTTCCTGAGCATGGGTCTTTTCATTGTTATTTCGTTTGCATTGTACAACAAAATGAAGGCTATTTTTAAAACGATCATGTTTGAGAAGACGCTATGGGATGTACGCGACAGCAATGAGATTGAGGAAGAACTCGCTGAGCACCAGAGACGCTTATTCTGGGGCGGTGACCCTGCATTTGTGATCGCTTCTATTCAGTTTATGCAATTTGGATATGCTGTTGCTCTGGCTGTGGTTTTGATTTTTTGGGAAACCATCAACGATGGCGGCCTGAACATGGGATCATACCTTATTTCAATTTTTGCGTGCTATTCCATTTTTGTGGCTGTCGCAGCAGAGATCCTGCCTCGTTATACTCTTTGTACTAGTCTTGGACAGTTGGTAGATCGTCGACGTCTTGATGAAGCTATTGCCTTGTAtcatttggaagaagagaagCAGAAACAATTGCGCGAGGCATTTGAAATTGATCTTTTGTTCAAAACCGACTCAACGGTTCTAGAGGACTCGAGCACACTGAGTCACGTCTATCCCAACAACCAGATCAAATCTGGACCAATCATTGCAAATTTAGTCAAACTAGATACAGAGTCTCTGCGCGAGAAACTTCCTGAAACTGAACGCGAACAGCTAAGTCGTAGAGAACAGCAAAGGAAAAATAGGAGGTTGAATCGGAGAAAGGCCGTTTCAGATGGTGTTGCCGCGATGGCGGGTATGAAGCGTCCTTCGAAACGATCTATGGATGACTCGGAGATACCATCTACAACAAAGAGCCAGGGCTTTCTCTTTCGAGAATCAACATCAACAGTATCTGGAGAGTCATCCAAGAAAGACGGAAAGAGTCTCACCAATAATACACGCGTGGAACGCGCAGCCCAGCGTAGACGAATGCGACACCAACGACGGAAGTCGGTATCGGATGGAGTGGCAGCCATGGCATGGAATGCATCGACTATTAACGAAGATGAAGCGACACCTGACGAAGGCAACACACGAATTCCGTTCCTGGTCtttgacgacaacgatgccgcaagtacaagctcaGCGCTAAGCGGTGCAGCACCGGATATACCTTTGAATAGTCTCCCTCCGATACACGAAAAGTCTTCAGACATTGATGCAAGAATTGACAATAGCTTTAGGACTGAGAAAGACGTGCAGTCTGTAAGTGCAGTCTCTGTAGCTTCGAACCAAGGGCAAACATATGATATTGATTCCACCGCCTCAGAAGATGGACACAGCGACGTCGATGACGTACCTAAAATTGATCCTCTTGTTCTCAAACGAGTAGCAGCTGGTCTACGCCAGAAACCTCTTCCTACTTTTCACGAGAGAATTCGTGAATACTTCCTGAGCAAGCGGTATAAAGTTATCAGTAATGTGTTTGGGACGATGATCGCCTTTTTTTTCGTGGGGGAAAGAGTGGAGCG ATTCTTACACACGGACAACGTTGTTAGCGATGATTTTGTGTCATTCGATTTTGACAACGCGATAAGCTTCTGGGCCCTTACTTTTTGGTTCATAATGTTCCAACTGAAAAATGTCCTTGTTTTCTATACATTTCGGCCGCGCAAAGGTTTGACTACAAACAAAGAGCGAATGCTAATTACTGCTGCTCTCATTGATTGCGTGCTTACGTCAGTTTGCTTGGTTGTCCTATTCGTTGCGGAAGCCCAGCGATGCTGCCACCCAATTGTAAGCCCCACACGCATGCTAGCGGAAAAAGATACCACATTCGACAGCGACTATGATAGCCAAATTCCTGCACCATGCTCATGTCCCAAGTTCGGCTCTAGAGTGTACGGGGGACTCGGCACCATTGAGCCCTATATATCCCTGGTGGCTTTGCGCCTCTTCCGCTTTTGGATCTCAAGCCGAGTTGTCTCGTATTTGGATTCAAAAAACTTTTTTCCTGTGAAAGATAAAGCCAAAGATTCAATACGTCATGCTCAGATTATAGATCCGTTCGATGTCTTTGATGAGGTTCACCGTCATGCGACTTCGAGCGACGAGCTCGTCGGCACTGCTGTGGAGTTGTGGGAAGCAGCAATTGGAAAGTATCCAAAGATTGCTTCTGAATATGGTCAGTTCAGTGGCGAACTTCTCAAACTAATGCTTGGAATTCAGATTCTACGGGGAAACGACGTTGCCATTGTAGGCGACGAAAAGGCTGAAGTTAATGGGATACCTAAGGACGCAATCAAAGCAAAAAAGAGGCCTCCTACAGGGCGAGTTGACGATCTGAATTCTTCTCGAAAATATATGGTGGCGGACGAATATTCTAAGTTGTCTGCTCAAGCTCAAGGGATCCTTGTGGCTGGTAAGCTCGGGAAAAATGTCAAATTTTCAAAAGACTTACAAAAAGCGTTGGTAAATGGCGTCAGCCATATAAAGTCTTTCCCCGAAGAGAAGGTGACCCCTCATGGGAGTCACGGTATTCCAGACCACTCCCGCTTGACCTTTCAAGTCGATGATCAGAGTATGGACTCGCGTGAGTACGACGGCCCATTCGTGTCCCCAAACGCAAGGCTAGTTCGAAGTATGCGACGTGCCGACAGAAAGCTACTACCTATCCTGGACAAATGGATGGTTGTTGACGTTATAATGACAAGATTCGAAATGATTTACTTGGATGCAGTAGATGTGGATGGGCATCACCTTGATGAGAAGGTTGACGGCGCTCGTCAAGCCATTGTCGCAACCAAAGGTGGAAAAGGCCTCCGTCTGTGCGATATCACAACGGGACGCCGTGTAGTGGGCCATCTACAATTCACAGACATAACATCAATTCACGTTGAGCGACGCATGCCTTCGGAGGCCACTGATGACACGCATGACAATGAGCAGCAAGTCGCCAAAATGGAGTACTGGCAGCAGCATCATGGTGAAATAAATACTCAAGGTGTATCTCGAGCATGGCACAAAATAAAGCAAGATATTTTGACGATCGAAACATCCCATGGTCCTACTCTCCGTCTTCGATTTTATTCCGACTTGGACGATTGTTTATGTCACATGAGTCGCATGATGATGGAAAGCGAAGCAGAAGGTCCAATTTTTAAAAACAATGCATTCCAGTGGGTCCAAACGATTGGCCGCTACTGCGGTCCCGAACAATTGACTCAAAGCTTGCAACATTTTGGCGAAGACTCCGCTGACGAGTTGCGTGACTATCTCCTGGTTCATGATAGTgaagagaaaggaaagggGCACCGTCGGGTTAAATCGAAAGGGTTCCCAATCAGTGCTGTAccgaggccaagatctacACAGAGGTCAGCATCTGCGACGCTTTTGACTCGTCCGACGCTTCTTCACAGATCTTCCTCTGTCGGCGAGGCTAGTAGTGGAGAGGCAATGCCAAAAATGCGCCTGCTATACCGGCGTTCTGCTTCTATCGGAGAAAACGCAATAGGTACCACAACTAACACGGATAGCTCTCCGCCAGGCGACGAGGCAAAGCTTTTAAACAATTGCTCCGAATTGGatgattttgatgttgtgTAG
- a CDS encoding predicted protein, translating to MAIASGLSRSALAFRLLSPQVVAPRASKFPGSIQVSAVIFVGLSTTRRNCSFVSMQSSLDTPPLIDVDCNLMHIDLQRFRIDSLANDKSLATPLDILLQDAVQEQNIVGILSPSSTIEEAKASAHVLQQVPLDTLVIRSTVGVHPYHINDANLRDKSLEQHMEIAKDLLRSKPVLFTAVGECGLDASEGFPPVASQIPWFQAQIEIAEELQLPLFVHERLAFDATMDLLQNVNVPIIIHCFTGSSGELQAYIKRGYSVSISGFIFKEEAAGICECLRDGVVPLDKLMIETDAPYMGFAGCRDRYVAKNDAFVQTLNSKKRKRLLNSTYPNVPSSLPAIFTKVLEEMNTGRTERGCASLSGYEMALHLNRNANGFFKFGLDM from the coding sequence ATGGCAATTGCTTCGGGCCTTTCCCGTTCAGCTTTGGCTTTTCGTTTGCTTTCTCCTCAAGTCGTGGCTCCACGGGCTTCCAAATTTCCAGGTTCTATTCAAGTCTCCGCTGTCATTTTCGTTGGACTTAGTACGACGCGGAGGAATTGCTCCTTTGTAAGCATGCAGTCCAGCCTGGACACCCCACCGCTAATTGACGTGGACTGCAATCTCATGCATATTGATTTACAACGGTTCCGGATTGACAGCTTGGCAAACGACAAAAGCCTGGCAACACCCTTGGATATTTTGCTCCAGGACGCCGTACAAGAGCAAAATATTGTAGGGATACTTTCTCCCAGCAGTACCATTGAAGAAGCTAAGGCAAGCGCTCATGTTCTACAACAAGTTCCGCTAGATACCTTGGTTATCCGATCGACCGTTGGTGTCCATCCTTATCATATAAACGATGCTAATTTGCGAGATAAAAGTTTAGAGCAGCACATGGAGATTGCAAAAGATCTGTTGCGTTCCAAACCAGTACTCTTTACTGCTGTTGGTGAATGCGGACTTGATGCCTCAGAGGGATTTCCTCCCGTCGCTTCTCAGATACCATGGTTTCAAGCGCAGATTGAAATTGCAGAAGAGTTGCAACTTCCACTTTTTGTCCACGAGCGGCTAGCATTTGATGCGACCATGGATTTACTTCAGAACGTCAATGTCCCCATCATAATTCACTGCTTTACTGGAAGCTCGGGTGAGCTACAAGCTTACATCAAACGTGGTTATTCTGTTTCAATATCTGGTTTCATTTTTAAAGAGGAAGCCGCAGGCATTTGTGAATGCTTGCGTGATGGTGTTGTTCCTTTGGACAAGCTCATGATTGAAACTGACGCCCCGTACATGGGTTTTGCGGGTTGTCGGGATCGTTATGTTGCCAAAAACGATGCATTTGTACAAACCCTGAACTCGAAAAAGCGCAAGCGACTGCTCAATTCAACTTATCCCAACGTGCCCAGTTCTTTGCCAGCGATTTTTACGAAAgtcttggaagaaatgaacaCGGGACGAACAGAGAGAGGCTGCGCTAGCTTGTCGGGCTACGAAATGGCATTGCACCTCAACCGCAATGCCAATGGCTTTTTCAAGTTTGGACTAGATATGTAA
- a CDS encoding predicted protein has protein sequence MSNSFSSDASLSSSSFLVTESMVRGDDCSIASSVPPIVTPVRATMDPVPTAVHVETAKVSIKRRFDSMNYCIEEAIKASKHQYDAGPSGLYLEVARGSTKRRFDFATENAKKKEFYMQDRQPYYEQAELQKIVKPIPVYATKEGQAHLVALIEAGDMKPRPSRATPASLFHQRVVEWETTQPFQTEVIHDEQHENASLLNGSIHSIELSDDEDDVDSLYDPLEIFDDAAPDLPLLEVDGHFIHTMAGQMDFNHPLLFAGNQAAASLIRYNGNCNNEDVSLPILAIPKVWDAKDLLYSVRSNRGSHVHESSKFTDKFQYCQSGQRLYNRRSRGLPPLYAV, from the coding sequence ATGTCGAACAGCTTTTCCTCAGATGCAAGcttgtcgtcttcttcctttttggtaACAGAGTCGATGGTTCGAGGCGACGACTGTAGTATTGCCTCCAGCGTTCCTCCAATAGTGACTCCAGTGCGAGCTACGATGGATCCAGTCCCTACGGCGGTGCATGTGGAAACAGCGAAGGTTTCAATCAAGCGCCGTTTCGACAGCATGAACTATTGTATTGAAGAAGCTATCAAGGCATCCAAGCATCAATACGATGCAGGGCCCTCCGGGTTGTATCTGGAGGTGGCACGTGGCTCGACAAAGCGTCGATTCGATTTCGCCAccgaaaacgccaaaaaaaAAGAATTCTACATGCAGGACCGTCAGCCATACTACGAACAAGCCGAGCTCCAAAAAATTGTAAAGCCCATTCCTGTGTACGCCACTAAAGAAGGGCAGGCGCATCTTGTTGCTCTAATCGAAGCAGGCGACATGAAGCCTCGACCTTCTCGAGCGACTCCGGCATCACTTTTTCACCAACGAGTCGTGGAATGGGAAACAACGCAGCCATTCCAAACCGAGGTGATTCACGACGAGCAGCATGAAAACGCCTCTCTTCTCAACGGTTCTATCCATTCTATCGAACTCtcggatgatgaagacgatgtcGATTCACTATACGATCCCCTGGAGATTTTCGACGATGCAGCGCCGGATCTACCACTTTTGGAAGTGGACGGTCATTTCATCCATACCATGGCCGGACAAATGGATTTTAACCATCCACTACTTTTTGCTGGCAACCAGGCTGCGGCGTCATTAATTCGATACAATGGTAACTGCAACAACGAAGATGTCAGCCTCCCCATACTAGCCATCCCCAAAGTATGGGACGCGAAAGACTTGCTCTATTCGGTGCGATCCAATCGCGGCAGTCACGTACATGAGTCCTCAAAGTTTACCGACAAATTTCAGTACTGTCAATCGGGACAACGGCTGTACAACCGACGCTCTCGTGGTTTGCCTCCGCTCTATGCCGTTTGA